GGCCGCCACGGTGAAGCGGCGGCCGGCCGCGGCCTGGGGATCGAAGCCGGCGCCTTGCGCCAGCGCCTGGCGGATCTGGTCCAGCGCTGCGCTCACGGCCGGCATCAGCGCGACGGCCTTGGGCGTGGGCTGCATGCCGTCGGCGGTGCGCAGGAACAGTTCGTCCTGGAACAGCAGGCGCAGGCGCCCCAGCGCGCTGCTGACCGACGGCTGGGCGCGGTTGATGCGCTGGCCGGCCAGGGTCACGTTGCGGGTGTCGTAGAGCGCCTCGAAGGCGACCAGCAGGTTCAGGTCGACGGCGGAAAGATTCATGCCATCAATAATACGAATAGCGATTATGGATTTCAACAATTCCATGGCGCGGTCCTACCATGGCTGGCAGCAATTGAATCGAAGGACTGCGCAATGACGACCGTATTGATTACCGGCATCGAACCGTTCGATGGCGAAACCCTGAACCCGTCGTGGGAAGCCGTGCGGCGGCTGGATGGCACCCAGGTGGCCGGCGCCACCCTGGTGGCGCGCCAGCTGCCATGCGTGATCGGCAAGGTGGTGGGCGTGTTGCGCCAGGCCATCGAGGACACGCAGCCGGACCTGGTGATCTGCCTGGGCCAGGCCGGCGGGCGCAGCGACATCTCGATCGAGCGCGTCGCGATCAACGTGGTCGACGCCCGCATCCCCGACAACGAAGGCCGCCAGCCGATCGACGAGCCGGTGGTCGCGGGCGGCCCGGCCGCCTATTTCTCGACCCTGCCGATCAAGGCCATCGTGCGCGATCTGCGCCGCGCGGGCGTGCCGGCGTCGGTGTCGTCGACGGCGGGCACCTACAACTGCAACACCATCTTCTATGGCCTGGCGCACTACATCGCCACCGAGCGCCCGGCGTTGCGCGGCGGCTTCGTGCACGTGCCGTACCTGCCGGAGATGGCGGCCCATCACCCCGGCCAGCCCAGCCTGGCGCTGGAGACGCTGATCGAGGGCGTGAAGGTGATGGTGGCGACCTCGCTGGCGGTGACGGCGGACATCAAGACCAGCGGCGGCGCGCTGCATTGAACGGAGACGGACGATGGATACTTTCAAGGACGCCGACGCCTTCGCGCTGGACGGCGTGCCGTTCCGCCACCGGCAGGTGCGGGTGGACGGCCTGGGCTATCACGTGGTGGAAGGCGGCGCCGGGCCGGCGCTGATCCTGCTGGCGGGGTTTCCGCAGAGCTGGTACGCGTGGCGCCGGGTCATGCCGCTGCTGGCGCCGCATTTCCGCCTCTATGCGGTGGACCTGCCCGGGCAGGGCGACTCGGACAAGCCGCTGGACGGCTACGACACCCGCACGGCGGGCGAGCGCCTGCGGGCGCTGTTCCACACGCTGGGGCTGACGCGCTACGCGCTGGCCGGGCACGACATCGGCGCCTGGATCGCCTATCCGTACGCGACGCGCCACGCCGACGAGGTCGAGCGGCTGGTGCTGTTGGACGCGAACATCCCCGGCGTGACGCTGCCCGCCAGCTTCGAGCTGGGACCGGACAACTGGAAGCGCTGGCATTTCCTCTTCAATACCGTGCCGGACCTGCCCGAAGCGCTGCTGCAGGGCCGCGAGCGGGTGCTGATCGAGTGGTTCTTCAGCCGCAAGACCGCCAATAAGCCGGGCGTGTTCAGCCGCGCCGACCTGGATGAGTACGAGCGGGTCTACCAGACGCTGGGCGGCTTGCGCGGCATGCTCGGCTATTACCGCGCGGCGCACCAGTCGGCCGAGCAGAACCGGGCGCTGCGCGAGACGCCGTTGACGCTGCCGGTGCTGGCGCTGGGCGGCGAGCACGGCAGCGCGCCCGACCTGCACCAGGCGCTGGGGCCGCTGGCGCGCGACTTGCGCGGCGGGGTGCTGGCCGATTGCGGCCACTATCTGCCGGAAGAGCAGCCGCGCGAACTGGCGCGGCGCATGCTGGCGTTCCTGGCGTAGCCGCCGCAGCATACGGCTGCCCCAGCATTTCCACATTGCGTATCGGTATTTGTCCGGCGCACGGCGCGCTCCTATCCTGGCCTGCTTGGAATTTCCGCAGGGAGCAGGATGATGGGCAATCGACGCAGGTCCCTCTTGAAGGCCGCGTTCGGCCTGGCCGGTGGCGTGGTGGTGGGCGCGGGCCTGTTGAGCAACATGACCGGCGCCGCGCCGGCCGCCACGGACGACGCCACGCGCTATCCGAGCCGGCCGGTCAAGCTGATCGTGCCGATCGCGGCCGGCGGCAGCGCCGACAAGCTGGCGCGCACCGTGGCGCAGAAACTGAGCGAGAAGTGGGGGCAGAGCGTGGTGGTGGAGAACCAGCCGGGCGCCAGCAGCGCCATCGGCAATGCCGCGGTGGCGCATGCGCGCGGCGACGGCTACACGCTGCTGCTGGGCGGCGATGCCTTGTCGCTGAACGCGCTGCAACCCGCCAAGCCGCTGTACGACCCGTTGCGCGACCTGCGCGGCGTGACCAAGGCGGTGGTGAATCCGCAGCTGCTGGTGGTGCGTCCGGGACTGGGCGTGAAGACCTTCCAGGAATTCGTGGCGCTGGTGCGCAGCCGGCCCGGCGAGATCTCGCTGGCGCTGCCTGGCGGCAACGGCAGCCTGCAGCACCTGGCGGTGGAACTGCTCAACGAACGCATCGGCGCCAAGACCAACCAGATTCCCTATCCGGGCGGCGGGCCGGCCACGCTCGACGTACTGGGCGGCCACGTGGATGCCATGCTGATCACGCTGGCCGCGGCCACCGAGAACGTGCGCTCGGGCAAGCTGGTGGCGCTGGCGGTGACCACGCCGTACCGCTCCAAGGCGCTGCCGGAGGTGCCGACCATGCAGGAGGCGGGCCTGGCCGATTACGCGGTCGAGAGCTGGCAGGGCTTCGTGGTGCCGGCCTCGACCCCGGCGGCGTTGGTCGAGCGCATCCATCGCGATGTGGTGGCCGTGCTGCGCGAACCGGAGACCGCCACGCTGCTGGAGAACCTGGGGTTCGCCATCGCCGCCAGCACGCCCGAGGCGGTGGACCAGACCGTGCGCGACGACATCGCGACCTATCGGCGCGTGATCGCCACCGCCGACGTCAAGCTCCAGTAGGCGCGCCGCAACAGGGGTTTCATATTCATATCTGAAAGTCTTCTTTGTGTTGTGCGGCGGCGGACCGCAGCATAGAACTCCGTTCAATGCCTACGACACAACAACATGAAGACTCGCAATATCTCCGGCCGTATCCTGCAGGCGGCCGTCGCGCTGGCCCTGGCGGCCGGCGCCGCCGGCGCCCATGCCGATGCCACGCTGAACAAGATCAAGGAACGCGGCACCGTCACCATCGGCGTGCTGGCCAACGGCGGCGTGTTCGGCTCGATCGACCCGGCCACGCAGCAGCTGGTCGGCTGGAATCCCGACCTGGCGCGTGAACTGGCCAAGGGCCTGGGCGTGAAGGCCGAGCTGGTGCAGGTGCAGACCGCCACCCGCACGCAGTTCCTGATCTCGGGCAAGGTCGACCTGCTGATCGCGTCGATGGAGCTGAACCCCGAACGCGCCGAGATCCTCGGCTACGCGCCGACGCCGTTCTTCCGAGTGGGCGGCGCGGCCGCCACCCGCAAGGACAGCGGCATCGCCAAGTGGGAAGACCTGCGCGGCAAGCCGGTCTGCGTGTCGCAGGGCAGCAGCTTCGCGCGGCCCCTGCAGGCCGACTACGGCGCGGTGGTCAAGGGCTACAAGAGTTCTTCGGACTCCCTGCTGGCGCTGCGCGGCGGCCAGTGCGTGGCCGCGGTGCACGATTCGACCCTGATCCATCCGCTGCTGCGCAGCAATCCCGAATGGGCCGACTATCACGCGCCCATCGCCACGGAAGTGCTGCCGGCCAATTCGGTGGTCTGGACCCGCAAGGGCGAGGCCGACACCATCGCCGCCGTCGACAAGGTGATCCAGGGCTGGCACCGCAGCGGCTGGCTGATCGCCACCGAGAAGCGCCTGGACATCCAGCCGCCGCAGCCGCTGCTGCAGGAACTGCACGACAAGTACAAGCAGGGCAGCTGAGCCTCGCGCCCGCCCGTGTTGGAAAAGACCGATGAATAGACAAGCAATCAAGTGGGCCGCCGCGCTGGCGCTGGCGTCCCTGGCGACGGCGGCGCACGCCGACGCCACCCTGGACCGCGTCAAGCAGCGCGGCAAGCTGGTGGTGGGCGTGGACGGCGCCAGCCCGCCGTTCGGCCTGCTCGATCCGGCCACCGGCAAGGTGGGCGGCTTCCAGACCGAGCTGGGCCGCGATATCGCCCAGCGGCTGGGCGTGACGCTGGAAACGGTGCCGGTGACGGCCTCGACCCGGGTGCAGTTCCTGCAGGCCGGCAAGGTCGATCTGCTGATCGCCAACATCCAGTGGACCCAGGAGCGCAGCGAGATCCTGAGCTACGCGCCGACGCCCTACAACCTGGTCGGCGGCGCCGCCATGGTGTCCAAGCGCAGCGGCATCAAGCGCTGGGAGGACCTGAAGGGCAAGGTGGCCTGCGTGTCGCAAGGCAGCAATTTCGCCAAGCCGCTGCAGGACACCTATGGCGCGGTGGTCAAGGGCCTGCGCAACATCCCGGAATCGCTGCTGGCGCTCAAGGGCGGCAGCTGCGACGCCTCGGTGCACATCCAGCCGGCGCTGTACGAGACGCTGCACGGGCCCAATGGCAAGGAATGGGAGGGCTTCGAACTGGCCACCCCGGACCAGCTGATCCCGTCGCCCACGGTGATCTGGACCCGTCGCAACGAGGCCGATACGCGCGCCTTCGTCGATGGCGTGATCCGCGACTGGCACAAGTCCGGGCTGCTGGTGCGGCAGGCCGACAAGTTCGGCGTGCCGGCCGACTACCTGCGGCAGGCCAACCGCGACGCGCAGGCCGGCAAGTTCGACAGCGCGCCGCCCGAGGCGCAGGCCAAGCCATGACCACGGCCGCCGACGACACCTTGCTGGCCGCGCTGCGAGCGCGGCTGGGCGCGGACTGGGTGCTGACCGGCGCGGAGGCGGCGCCGTTCCTGACCGACCAGCGCCGCGTGCTGCACGGACAGGCGCTGGCGGTGGCGCGCCCGGCCGATGCCGACGGCGTGGCGGCGGTGCTGCGGTTGTGCAATGCCGCGCGCGTGCCGGTGGTGCCGCAGGGCGGCAATACCGGCCTGATGGGCGGCGCCACGCCGGACGCCAGCGGCCAGGCCGTGGTGCTGTCGCTGGGCCGCCTGAACCGGGTGCTGGGCATCGATACCGACAACGACACCATCACGGTGCAGGCCGGCTGTGTGCTGGCGCAGGTGCAGGAGGCGGCCAGCCAGGCCGGCCGCCTGTTTCCGCTGAGTCTGGGATCGGAAGGCAGCTGCACCATCGGCGGCAATCTCGCGACCAACGCCGGCGGCACGCAGGTGCTGCGCTATGGCAACGCGCGCGAGCTGACGCTGGGGCTGGAGGTGGTGACGGCCGAGGGCGAGGTCTGGAACGGCCTGCGCGGATTGCGCAAGGACAACACCGGCTATTCGCTGCGCGACCTGTATATCGGTAGCGAGGGCACCCTCGGCGTGATCACCGCGGCCACGCTCAAGCTGTATCCGAAGCCGGCCGAGCAGGGCAGCGCCCTGGCCGGGCTGCCGTCGATCGAGGCGGCGCTGGGGTTCCTGTCGCTGGCGCGGCGGCGCCTGGGCGCGCAGCTGACGGCGTTCGAACTGATCGGCCGGCCGGTGCTGGAACTGGTGGCGCGCCACGTGCCGGACCAGCCGCAGCCGCTGCCGGCGCTGGCGCAACCCTGGTACGCCTTGCTGGAGGTCTCCGCCAACGAGGCCGGCGCGGCGGACGCCTTGCAGCGCCTGGCCGAGGCGGCGCTGGGCGAGGGCTTGCTGGAGGACGCGGCCATCGCCCACAGCCTGCAGCAGGCCGCGGCGTTCTGGCGGCTGCGCGACGAGGCCATCGGCCTGGCGCAGGCGCGTGACGGCGGCAACGTCAAGCACGATATTTCGGTGCCGGTCTCGCGGATTCCGGCCTTCCTGCAGGGGGCCGCGCAGGCGCTGCGCGCGCTCGACCCGGGCCTGCGGCCGATGGCGTTCGGCCACCTGGGCGACGGCAACCTGCACTACAACGTGTCGCACGACCCCGCCGGCCCGGTGGCGCGCCTGTTCGCCAACGAGGCCCGCATCCATGACCTGGTGCACGCCCAGGCCCATGCGCAGGGCGGCTCGATCAGCGCCGAGCATGGCATCGGCCAGGTCAAGCGCGACGCCTTGCCCCATTTCAAGAGCCCGCTGGAACTGGCGCTGATGCGCCGCGTCAAGCAGGCGCTCGATCCCCTGAACCTGATGAATCCCGGAAAGGTCCTGTCATGACTGAATCCCTGTTTCCCGGCGTGTTCTCGCGCCGCGCCCGCGGCGTCGAATTGTCGCCCATCGCCGCGGCCGGCGCGCGCGCCGCGCGGCTGGCGGCCGAGGGCCGCTCGATCGTGGTGCTGACCTCGGGCGAGCCCGATTTCGACACGCCCCAGGCCATCAAGGACGCCGCCGCGCTGGCGCTGGCGCAAGGCCAGACCAAGTACACGCCGACCGCCGGCACCGCCGCGCTGCGGCGCGCCGTGGCCGATGGCTACCGCCAGCGCCATGGCCTGCCGACCGAGGCGGCCAACGTCATCATCTCCAACGGCGGCAAGCAGGTGATCTACCTGGCGCTGGCCGCCACGCTGGACGAGGGCGACGAGGTGATCGTGCCGACGCCGTACTGGCCCACCTTCCTCGATTCGGTGCGGGTCAACGGCGGCACGCCGGTGCTGGCGCCGACCGCCGAGGCCGATGGCTTCAAGCTGACGCCGCAGGGCCTGCGCCAGGCGCTGACCGCGCGCACCAAGTGGCTGATCCTGAATTCGCCCGGCAATCCGTCGGGCGCCGTCTACAGCGAGGCCGAACTGGCGGCGCTGGCGGCGGTGCTGCGCGAGCATCCGTCGGTGCTGGTGCTGTGGGACGAGATGTACGAACAGATCTGGTTCGAGCAGGCGCCGGCGCACCTGCTGCGCGCCGCGCCGGACCTGGCTGGACGCACGCTGGCGGTGAACGGCGTGTCCAAGGCCTACGCCATGACCGGTTGGCGCATCGGCTGGGGCGTGGGCCCGGCGGCGCTGATCGGGGTGCTGGAGGCGGTGCAGTCGCAGGTGTCGTCGGGCCCCAGTTCGCTGGGCCAGGCCGCCGCGCTGGTGGCGCTGCAGGGCGTGGCCGACGATTTTGTCGATAACGCGCGGCTGGCCTATGCGCGCCGGGCGCGGCTGATCGTGGACGGCCTGGGCGCGGTGCCTGGCTTGAGCGTGGCGGCGCCGCGCGGCTCGTTCTTCGCCTGGATCGGCGTGGCCGGCCTGATCGGCCAGGTCCGGCCCGATGGCGGCGTCATCGCCGACGATGGCGACGTGGTCGACTGGCTGCTGGAGGCCGAAGGGGTCGCGGTGGTGCGGGGCGCGGCCTACGGCCTGTCGCCGTATTTGCGGCTGTCGTTCGCCGCGTCGGACGCCAAGCTGGCCGAAGCCGTGACGCGTATCGGCCGCGCGGTGGCGGCCCTGCGGCCGGCGGCATTGGAGGCGGCCGCATGATCGAACAGGCATTGCAGGCCTGGGTGCATTTCTTCAAGCCCCTGGGCCTGAACTACAGCTTCGTGCTGGACCCGGGCGAATTGTCGGCCTTCGGCCACGGCCTGCTGGTGACGCTGCAATTGTGCGCCTGGACCATTCCCGTCAGCCTGCTGTTCGGCGTGCTGATCGCGGCCGGGCTCACCAGCGGCCGCGGCTGGCTGGCGCGGCCGCTGCAGGCGTTCGTCGAACTGACCCGCAACACGCCGACGCTGGTGCAACTGTATTGCGCCTTCCTGGTGCTGAACATGCTGATCACGCAGAAGCTGGGCGGCGGCAGTCCGATCACGCCATTCATGTGGGTGGTGATCGTGGTGGCGCTGCACAAGGGCGTGTTCCATGCCGAGGCGCTGCGCGCCGGCATCGAGGCGGTGCCGTCGGTGACGCTGGAGGCGGCGCGCTCGCTGGCCTTTTCGCGCCGCCAGATCCTGGCGCAGGTGCAGTTGCCGCTGGCGCTGCGCTTCGCGCTGCCGGCGCTGGTCAACAACCTGGTGGACCTGGTGAAGATGACCGCGATCGCCTCGGCCATCGCGGTGGGGGATGTGACCTACGAGTCCATCATGATCTGGTCGCACCGCGACAACGTGCTGGAGCTGCTGCTCCTGATCCTGCTGTATTTCGGCCTGCTGACCTGGCTGGTGAGCGTGGGCGGACGCTGGCTGGAAACGCGCTTGAGGATGCCCGGCTATGGCCAATGAACTGGCATTGAATGGCGCTAACGCGCGCCGCGCGGGCGGCGGCTGGCTGGCGCTGCTGCGCGATCCGTGGGTGGTGCTGCTGCTGGCGCTGGTCGCGCTGGGCGTCGCCTGGGCGCTGACCGACAGCGCGCCGGCCGCGGTGCGGCACCTGTGGCATTGGTCGCCGGCGCTGCTGCGCGGCCTGGGCATGAACGTGCAGATCAGCGTGCTGGCCATGGCGCTGGGCACGGCCGCGGGGCTGGTGGTGGGC
The window above is part of the Achromobacter deleyi genome. Proteins encoded here:
- a CDS encoding transporter substrate-binding domain-containing protein, with the protein product MKTRNISGRILQAAVALALAAGAAGAHADATLNKIKERGTVTIGVLANGGVFGSIDPATQQLVGWNPDLARELAKGLGVKAELVQVQTATRTQFLISGKVDLLIASMELNPERAEILGYAPTPFFRVGGAAATRKDSGIAKWEDLRGKPVCVSQGSSFARPLQADYGAVVKGYKSSSDSLLALRGGQCVAAVHDSTLIHPLLRSNPEWADYHAPIATEVLPANSVVWTRKGEADTIAAVDKVIQGWHRSGWLIATEKRLDIQPPQPLLQELHDKYKQGS
- the pcp gene encoding pyroglutamyl-peptidase I, whose translation is MTTVLITGIEPFDGETLNPSWEAVRRLDGTQVAGATLVARQLPCVIGKVVGVLRQAIEDTQPDLVICLGQAGGRSDISIERVAINVVDARIPDNEGRQPIDEPVVAGGPAAYFSTLPIKAIVRDLRRAGVPASVSSTAGTYNCNTIFYGLAHYIATERPALRGGFVHVPYLPEMAAHHPGQPSLALETLIEGVKVMVATSLAVTADIKTSGGALH
- a CDS encoding transporter substrate-binding domain-containing protein, whose amino-acid sequence is MNRQAIKWAAALALASLATAAHADATLDRVKQRGKLVVGVDGASPPFGLLDPATGKVGGFQTELGRDIAQRLGVTLETVPVTASTRVQFLQAGKVDLLIANIQWTQERSEILSYAPTPYNLVGGAAMVSKRSGIKRWEDLKGKVACVSQGSNFAKPLQDTYGAVVKGLRNIPESLLALKGGSCDASVHIQPALYETLHGPNGKEWEGFELATPDQLIPSPTVIWTRRNEADTRAFVDGVIRDWHKSGLLVRQADKFGVPADYLRQANRDAQAGKFDSAPPEAQAKP
- a CDS encoding FAD-binding oxidoreductase, whose protein sequence is MTTAADDTLLAALRARLGADWVLTGAEAAPFLTDQRRVLHGQALAVARPADADGVAAVLRLCNAARVPVVPQGGNTGLMGGATPDASGQAVVLSLGRLNRVLGIDTDNDTITVQAGCVLAQVQEAASQAGRLFPLSLGSEGSCTIGGNLATNAGGTQVLRYGNARELTLGLEVVTAEGEVWNGLRGLRKDNTGYSLRDLYIGSEGTLGVITAATLKLYPKPAEQGSALAGLPSIEAALGFLSLARRRLGAQLTAFELIGRPVLELVARHVPDQPQPLPALAQPWYALLEVSANEAGAADALQRLAEAALGEGLLEDAAIAHSLQQAAAFWRLRDEAIGLAQARDGGNVKHDISVPVSRIPAFLQGAAQALRALDPGLRPMAFGHLGDGNLHYNVSHDPAGPVARLFANEARIHDLVHAQAHAQGGSISAEHGIGQVKRDALPHFKSPLELALMRRVKQALDPLNLMNPGKVLS
- a CDS encoding Bug family tripartite tricarboxylate transporter substrate binding protein encodes the protein MMGNRRRSLLKAAFGLAGGVVVGAGLLSNMTGAAPAATDDATRYPSRPVKLIVPIAAGGSADKLARTVAQKLSEKWGQSVVVENQPGASSAIGNAAVAHARGDGYTLLLGGDALSLNALQPAKPLYDPLRDLRGVTKAVVNPQLLVVRPGLGVKTFQEFVALVRSRPGEISLALPGGNGSLQHLAVELLNERIGAKTNQIPYPGGGPATLDVLGGHVDAMLITLAAATENVRSGKLVALAVTTPYRSKALPEVPTMQEAGLADYAVESWQGFVVPASTPAALVERIHRDVVAVLREPETATLLENLGFAIAASTPEAVDQTVRDDIATYRRVIATADVKLQ
- a CDS encoding amino acid ABC transporter permease yields the protein MIEQALQAWVHFFKPLGLNYSFVLDPGELSAFGHGLLVTLQLCAWTIPVSLLFGVLIAAGLTSGRGWLARPLQAFVELTRNTPTLVQLYCAFLVLNMLITQKLGGGSPITPFMWVVIVVALHKGVFHAEALRAGIEAVPSVTLEAARSLAFSRRQILAQVQLPLALRFALPALVNNLVDLVKMTAIASAIAVGDVTYESIMIWSHRDNVLELLLLILLYFGLLTWLVSVGGRWLETRLRMPGYGQ
- a CDS encoding aminotransferase class I/II-fold pyridoxal phosphate-dependent enzyme; this translates as MTESLFPGVFSRRARGVELSPIAAAGARAARLAAEGRSIVVLTSGEPDFDTPQAIKDAAALALAQGQTKYTPTAGTAALRRAVADGYRQRHGLPTEAANVIISNGGKQVIYLALAATLDEGDEVIVPTPYWPTFLDSVRVNGGTPVLAPTAEADGFKLTPQGLRQALTARTKWLILNSPGNPSGAVYSEAELAALAAVLREHPSVLVLWDEMYEQIWFEQAPAHLLRAAPDLAGRTLAVNGVSKAYAMTGWRIGWGVGPAALIGVLEAVQSQVSSGPSSLGQAAALVALQGVADDFVDNARLAYARRARLIVDGLGAVPGLSVAAPRGSFFAWIGVAGLIGQVRPDGGVIADDGDVVDWLLEAEGVAVVRGAAYGLSPYLRLSFAASDAKLAEAVTRIGRAVAALRPAALEAAA
- a CDS encoding alpha/beta fold hydrolase, producing MDTFKDADAFALDGVPFRHRQVRVDGLGYHVVEGGAGPALILLAGFPQSWYAWRRVMPLLAPHFRLYAVDLPGQGDSDKPLDGYDTRTAGERLRALFHTLGLTRYALAGHDIGAWIAYPYATRHADEVERLVLLDANIPGVTLPASFELGPDNWKRWHFLFNTVPDLPEALLQGRERVLIEWFFSRKTANKPGVFSRADLDEYERVYQTLGGLRGMLGYYRAAHQSAEQNRALRETPLTLPVLALGGEHGSAPDLHQALGPLARDLRGGVLADCGHYLPEEQPRELARRMLAFLA